One window from the genome of Nocardioides panaciterrulae encodes:
- a CDS encoding hotdog domain-containing protein, with protein MSEAGGPVGVFRTRVEWVDTDAAGIYHNSAVLRFVEAAEATLMRERGLDDYFPGAPRVRYEVDYRAPLFFGQQVTATVELSRLGGSSMTFDFEVWGEEFGGRPRVRAAAGRYVTVHVEGAHAGGDTRSRPWPQAWRQALSAAGSPASGR; from the coding sequence GTGAGCGAGGCCGGCGGCCCGGTCGGCGTCTTCCGCACCCGGGTCGAGTGGGTCGACACCGACGCCGCCGGGATCTACCACAACAGCGCGGTGCTGCGCTTCGTGGAGGCGGCCGAGGCGACGCTGATGCGCGAGCGCGGCCTCGACGACTACTTCCCCGGGGCGCCGCGGGTGCGCTATGAGGTGGACTACCGGGCGCCGCTGTTCTTCGGCCAGCAGGTCACCGCGACGGTCGAGCTGAGCCGACTGGGCGGCTCCTCGATGACCTTCGACTTCGAGGTCTGGGGCGAGGAGTTCGGGGGCCGGCCGCGGGTGCGTGCGGCGGCGGGACGCTATGTCACCGTGCACGTCGAGGGCGCCCACGCGGGCGGGGACACCCGCAGCCGGCCCTGGCCGCAGGCGTGGCGGCAGGCCCTGTCCGCGGCGGGTTCGCCGGCCAGCGGTCGCTAG
- a CDS encoding putative hydro-lyase, protein MNPSELLPSEARERFRAGLNVPTAGWSAGWAQANLIAVPREQAYDVLLFAQRNPKPCPVLDVTEPGEFASSIFGGDLRTDLPAYRVFEHGELVEETTDVTGWWRDDLVAFLIGCSFSFEAALLEAEVPVRHVEAGCNVPMYRTSVPCRDAGALGGPLVVSMRPVPAEQVATAVRVSSRYPAVHGAPVHVGNPAALGITDLGAPDFGDPVEVRDGEVPVFWACGVTPQAAVMASRPPFAISHAPGSMAITDLRDSTLLVP, encoded by the coding sequence ATGAACCCTTCCGAGCTCCTCCCGTCCGAGGCGCGGGAACGCTTCCGGGCCGGCCTGAACGTCCCGACGGCCGGCTGGTCGGCCGGCTGGGCGCAGGCGAACCTGATCGCGGTGCCGCGTGAGCAGGCCTACGACGTGCTGCTGTTCGCCCAGCGCAACCCCAAGCCGTGCCCGGTGCTGGACGTGACCGAGCCCGGCGAGTTCGCCTCCAGCATCTTCGGTGGTGACCTGCGCACCGACCTGCCCGCCTACCGGGTCTTCGAGCACGGCGAGCTCGTCGAGGAGACCACCGACGTGACCGGCTGGTGGCGCGACGACCTCGTGGCGTTCCTGATCGGCTGCAGCTTCTCCTTCGAGGCCGCGCTGCTGGAGGCCGAGGTGCCGGTGCGCCACGTGGAGGCCGGCTGCAACGTGCCGATGTACCGCACGTCGGTGCCCTGTCGTGACGCCGGCGCGCTCGGCGGTCCGCTGGTCGTGTCGATGCGGCCGGTGCCCGCGGAGCAGGTGGCGACGGCCGTCCGGGTGTCCTCGCGCTACCCCGCCGTGCACGGTGCGCCCGTGCACGTGGGGAACCCGGCCGCGCTGGGCATCACCGACCTCGGGGCGCCGGACTTCGGCGACCCGGTCGAGGTCCGGGACGGCGAGGTCCCGGTGTTCTGGGCCTGTGGGGTCACCCCGCAGGCCGCGGTGATGGCCTCCCGGCCGCCGTTCGCGATCAGCCATGCCCCCGGATCGATGGCGATCACCGACCTGCGCGACAGCACCCTGCTGGTGCCCTGA
- a CDS encoding 5-oxoprolinase subunit B family protein — protein sequence MRVLPCGDAGLLVEVASLEEVLAAYAAFVERPPAGVTEIVPAARTVLLRVDPGTDLAPVAAAVRATTPRPGARPDAGHVEVAVRYDGADLAEVGELTGLGERGVVEAHTSQEWTVAFCGFAPGFGYLVGEDDRLHVPRREDPRTRVPAGALGLAGEFTGVYPRESPGGWQLIGHALDPVWDLRRTPPAVLTAGVRVRFREAR from the coding sequence ATGAGGGTGCTGCCCTGCGGGGACGCCGGGCTCCTCGTCGAGGTGGCCAGCCTCGAGGAGGTGCTCGCGGCGTACGCCGCGTTCGTCGAGCGGCCGCCCGCCGGCGTGACCGAGATCGTGCCCGCGGCCCGCACCGTGCTGCTGCGCGTCGACCCCGGGACCGACCTCGCGCCGGTCGCGGCGGCCGTCCGCGCGACCACCCCCCGGCCCGGTGCGCGGCCGGACGCCGGCCACGTCGAGGTCGCGGTGCGCTACGACGGCGCCGACCTCGCCGAGGTCGGGGAGCTGACCGGCCTGGGGGAGCGCGGCGTGGTGGAGGCGCACACGAGCCAGGAGTGGACGGTCGCCTTCTGCGGGTTCGCGCCGGGGTTCGGCTACCTGGTCGGCGAGGACGACCGGCTGCACGTGCCGCGGCGGGAGGACCCGCGCACCCGGGTCCCCGCGGGCGCCCTCGGCCTCGCCGGGGAGTTCACCGGGGTCTACCCCCGGGAGTCGCCCGGCGGCTGGCAGCTCATCGGCCACGCGCTGGACCCGGTCTGGGACCTGCGGCGCACGCCGCCGGCGGTGCTCACCGCAGGCGTCCGGGTCCGGTTCCGGGAGGCGCGATGA
- a CDS encoding LamB/YcsF family protein produces MRIDLNADLGEGLGQWSLGDDEALLEVVTSANVACGFHAGDPTVLRRVCEMAAERGVAIGAQVGYRDLHGFGRRFIDMPAEDLTNDVLYQIGALEAFARVAGTSVAYVKPHGALYNAIVHHEEQAAAVVEAVVRYDPALPVLGLPGSRWLALAGEAGLAAVAEAFADRAYTPEGTLVSRREKGAVLHDAEEIAARCVRMATTGDVVAVDGSVVAARAGSLCVHGDTPGAVEVARAVRSALESAGVAVSPFTGGAG; encoded by the coding sequence ATGCGCATCGACCTGAACGCCGACCTGGGCGAGGGCCTCGGACAGTGGAGCCTCGGCGACGACGAGGCGCTGCTGGAGGTGGTCACCAGCGCGAACGTCGCCTGCGGCTTCCACGCCGGTGACCCCACGGTGCTGCGCCGTGTCTGCGAGATGGCCGCCGAGCGCGGCGTCGCGATCGGCGCCCAGGTCGGCTACCGCGACCTGCACGGCTTCGGTCGCCGGTTCATCGACATGCCGGCCGAGGACCTGACCAACGACGTGCTCTACCAGATCGGCGCGCTGGAGGCGTTCGCGCGGGTCGCCGGCACCTCGGTGGCCTACGTCAAGCCCCACGGCGCGCTCTACAACGCGATCGTCCACCACGAGGAGCAGGCGGCCGCGGTGGTCGAGGCGGTGGTCCGCTACGACCCCGCGCTGCCGGTGCTGGGGCTGCCCGGCTCGAGGTGGCTGGCGCTCGCCGGCGAGGCCGGGCTCGCGGCCGTGGCCGAGGCGTTCGCCGACCGGGCCTACACCCCGGAGGGGACGCTGGTCTCCCGGCGGGAGAAGGGCGCGGTGCTCCACGACGCGGAGGAGATCGCGGCCCGGTGCGTGCGGATGGCCACCACCGGGGACGTAGTGGCGGTCGACGGCAGCGTCGTGGCGGCGCGGGCGGGCTCGCTGTGCGTGCACGGCGACACCCCCGGCGCGGTCGAGGTCGCGCGGGCGGTCCGGTCGGCGCTGGAGTCCGCGGGCGTGGCCGTGTCACCCTTCACCGGCGGCGCCGGATGA
- a CDS encoding bifunctional salicylyl-CoA 5-hydroxylase/oxidoreductase, with the protein MRIAIAGGGPGGLYLAALMKGLDPSHEVTVWERNAPDDTFGFGVVFSDETLGGIENADQIVHRQMEAGFARWTDIDVEFNGQPFTIGGQGFAAMSRKELLRILQRRAADLGVTVHYRTEAPDPEHLQAAYDLVVAADGLNSTIRSRYAEAFGPSLDRRRNKYIWFGTDLVFEAFQFFVKQTQWGTMQIHGYPYSDSGSTFIVEMHEDVWRRAGLDRTEDEVFPPGVSDQYAVERVQEIFAAELRGHQILTNNSKWLSFSTVRNQRWHHRNLVLLGDAAHTAHFSIGSGTKLAMEDALALAACLHEQPTVEAALDAYEAERRPVVESTQRAAQASLEWFENIGMYAEQDPAQFVFNLLTRSRRITSANLSERDPGFAALMEAEFARHQGAAEVAPAMFQPVSIGELALRNRIIVSPMDMYSAEDGVPDDFHLVHLGSKALGGAGLVMTEMVCVSPEGRITPGCTGLWNDEQRDAYRSITDFVHHRSDARIGLQLGHSGRKGSTRLMWEGMDQPLPEGNWEVIGPSAIPYGEGCHVPREATRADLDRVVAEFVAAARRGVEAGFDLIEVHAAHGYLLSSFLSPVSNRRTDEYGGPLEHRLRFPLEVFDAVRAAVPASIPVTVRISATDWVPDGNTEDDAVEIARAFVEHGAAAIDVSSGQVTKDEKPAFGRSYQTPFADKIRHLVAQPAGVKVIAVGAISSYDDVNSILLAGRADLCALGRTHLYNPQWTLQAAAEQDYRGPGAPWPDQWAAGRRKPPSSRTDKVPPRLSLLREGTTDEVHLRWSPGRAAVTA; encoded by the coding sequence ATGAGGATCGCGATCGCCGGCGGCGGGCCCGGTGGGCTCTACCTCGCCGCCCTGATGAAGGGGCTCGACCCGAGCCACGAGGTCACCGTGTGGGAGCGCAACGCCCCCGACGACACCTTCGGCTTCGGGGTGGTGTTCTCCGACGAGACCCTCGGTGGCATCGAGAACGCCGACCAGATCGTCCACCGGCAGATGGAGGCCGGCTTCGCCCGCTGGACCGACATCGACGTGGAGTTCAACGGCCAGCCGTTCACCATCGGCGGCCAGGGCTTCGCCGCGATGAGCCGCAAGGAGCTGCTGCGCATCCTGCAGCGGCGGGCCGCCGACCTGGGCGTCACGGTGCACTACCGCACCGAGGCCCCCGACCCCGAGCACCTGCAGGCGGCCTACGACCTGGTGGTCGCCGCCGACGGCCTGAACTCGACGATCCGGTCGCGCTACGCCGAGGCGTTCGGGCCGTCGCTGGACCGGCGCCGCAACAAGTACATCTGGTTCGGCACCGACCTGGTCTTCGAGGCGTTCCAGTTCTTCGTCAAGCAGACGCAGTGGGGCACCATGCAGATCCACGGCTACCCCTACTCCGACTCCGGCTCGACCTTCATCGTCGAGATGCACGAGGACGTGTGGCGTCGCGCCGGCCTGGACCGCACCGAGGACGAGGTGTTCCCGCCGGGCGTCTCCGACCAGTACGCCGTGGAGCGGGTCCAGGAGATCTTCGCCGCCGAGCTGCGGGGACACCAGATCCTCACCAACAACTCCAAGTGGCTCAGCTTCAGCACCGTCCGCAACCAGCGCTGGCACCACCGCAACCTGGTGCTGCTCGGCGACGCCGCGCACACCGCCCACTTCTCGATCGGCTCCGGCACCAAGCTGGCCATGGAGGACGCCCTGGCGCTCGCGGCCTGCCTGCACGAGCAGCCGACCGTCGAGGCCGCGCTGGACGCCTACGAGGCCGAGCGCCGGCCGGTGGTCGAGTCGACGCAGCGGGCCGCCCAGGCGTCGCTGGAGTGGTTCGAGAACATCGGCATGTACGCCGAGCAGGACCCGGCCCAGTTCGTCTTCAACCTGCTCACCCGCTCCCGCCGGATCACCTCGGCGAACCTCAGCGAGCGCGACCCCGGCTTCGCAGCGCTGATGGAGGCGGAGTTCGCCCGCCACCAGGGCGCGGCCGAGGTCGCGCCGGCGATGTTCCAGCCGGTCTCGATCGGCGAGCTGGCGCTGCGGAACCGGATCATCGTCTCCCCGATGGACATGTACAGCGCCGAGGACGGGGTGCCCGACGATTTCCACCTGGTCCACCTCGGCTCCAAGGCGCTCGGCGGGGCCGGGCTGGTGATGACCGAGATGGTCTGCGTCTCCCCCGAGGGCCGGATCACGCCCGGCTGCACCGGCCTGTGGAACGACGAGCAGCGCGACGCCTACCGGTCGATCACCGACTTCGTGCACCACCGCAGCGACGCGCGGATCGGGCTCCAGCTCGGCCACTCCGGGCGCAAGGGCTCGACCCGGTTGATGTGGGAGGGGATGGACCAGCCGCTGCCCGAGGGCAACTGGGAGGTGATCGGGCCCTCGGCGATCCCCTACGGCGAGGGCTGCCACGTGCCGCGGGAGGCGACCCGTGCCGACCTGGACCGGGTCGTCGCGGAGTTCGTGGCCGCGGCCCGGCGCGGCGTCGAGGCCGGCTTCGACCTGATCGAGGTGCACGCGGCCCACGGCTACCTGCTGTCCTCGTTCCTCTCCCCGGTCTCCAACCGGCGCACCGACGAGTACGGCGGCCCGCTGGAGCACCGGCTGCGCTTCCCGCTGGAGGTCTTCGACGCGGTCCGGGCCGCGGTGCCGGCGTCGATCCCGGTGACGGTCCGCATCTCGGCGACCGACTGGGTGCCCGACGGCAACACCGAGGACGACGCGGTCGAGATCGCGCGCGCGTTCGTCGAGCACGGCGCCGCGGCGATCGACGTCTCCTCGGGACAGGTGACCAAGGACGAGAAGCCCGCGTTCGGCCGCTCCTACCAGACCCCGTTCGCGGACAAGATCCGGCACCTGGTGGCGCAGCCCGCCGGGGTGAAGGTGATCGCGGTCGGCGCGATCTCGTCGTACGACGACGTGAACTCGATCCTGCTCGCCGGCCGGGCCGACCTGTGCGCGCTCGGCCGGACCCACCTCTACAACCCCCAGTGGACCCTGCAGGCGGCGGCCGAGCAGGACTACCGCGGCCCCGGCGCGCCGTGGCCGGACCAGTGGGCCGCCGGACGACGCAAGCCCCCGAGCTCGCGCACCGACAAGGTCCCGCCGCGGCTCTCGCTGCTGCGGGAGGGCACCACCGACGAGGTGCACCTGCGCTGGTCGCCGGGCCGGGCCGCGGTGACGGCGTGA
- a CDS encoding phospholipase C, with protein MRTISRRARWTTAVLAATGTVAALAGVTTAPADAHADQRHGGGRSAHGATTTPIKHLVVIFGENVSFDHYFGTYPQAANTDGTPFHARRGTPQVNGLRQHGLLTHNPNHFDDGSTANPDRLGPAQAVTCDQDHGYSDEQKAYDGGAMDLFVQHTDKETCDSSMYTEPGLVMDYYDGNTVTGLWNYAQRFAMSDNSYNTTFGPSTPGALNLVSGQTGDAVNHATAGRPAGTVPEGPVTTSETYGVRNPDATGTGTVVNDPDPYFDKCSNAKYDTVEMKGRNVGDLLNDKGVSWGWFEGGFRDCTAQHANVAGVTSTDYIPHHEPFQYYASTANPEHLPPASAAEIGHDGQANHQYDMSDFYTALDDHRLPAVSFLKAPGYQDGHAAYSDPLDEQRYVVHVMNRLQHSPQWRSTAVVLAYDDSDGWYDHQPSPIVNMSSYADDALNGPSACTGTPAGSTDAMLDGFQDRCGYGPRLPLLVLSPYARRNAVDHQVTDQSSILRFVEDNWLGGMRIDGSYDRLAGSLDGMFDYRHPVVKPLLLDPRTGAPRNQGHHGHRHRH; from the coding sequence ATGCGCACCATCTCGCGCAGGGCCCGGTGGACGACCGCCGTGCTCGCGGCCACCGGCACCGTGGCCGCACTGGCGGGGGTCACGACGGCCCCCGCCGACGCCCACGCCGACCAGCGCCACGGGGGCGGCCGGTCGGCCCACGGGGCGACCACCACGCCGATCAAGCACCTCGTGGTGATCTTCGGGGAGAACGTCTCCTTCGACCACTACTTCGGCACCTACCCGCAGGCCGCCAACACCGACGGCACGCCGTTCCACGCCCGCCGCGGCACCCCGCAGGTCAACGGCCTGCGGCAGCACGGGCTGCTGACCCACAACCCGAACCACTTCGACGACGGCAGCACCGCCAACCCCGACCGGCTCGGCCCGGCCCAGGCGGTCACCTGCGACCAGGACCACGGCTACTCCGACGAGCAGAAGGCCTACGACGGCGGTGCGATGGACCTCTTCGTCCAGCACACCGACAAGGAGACCTGCGACTCCTCGATGTACACCGAGCCCGGCCTGGTCATGGACTACTACGACGGCAACACCGTCACCGGCCTGTGGAACTACGCCCAGCGGTTCGCGATGAGCGACAACTCCTACAACACGACCTTCGGGCCCTCCACGCCCGGCGCCCTGAACCTGGTCTCCGGCCAGACCGGCGACGCGGTCAACCACGCGACCGCGGGCCGTCCGGCCGGCACCGTGCCCGAGGGACCGGTCACCACCTCCGAGACGTACGGCGTGCGCAACCCCGACGCCACCGGGACCGGCACCGTCGTCAACGACCCCGACCCGTACTTCGACAAGTGCTCGAACGCCAAGTACGACACCGTCGAGATGAAGGGCCGCAACGTCGGCGACCTGCTCAACGACAAGGGCGTGAGCTGGGGCTGGTTCGAGGGCGGCTTCCGTGACTGCACCGCCCAGCACGCCAACGTGGCGGGCGTGACCAGCACCGACTACATCCCCCACCACGAGCCGTTCCAGTACTACGCGAGCACGGCCAACCCCGAGCACCTGCCGCCGGCGTCGGCCGCGGAGATCGGCCACGACGGCCAGGCCAACCACCAGTACGACATGTCGGACTTCTACACCGCGCTGGACGACCACCGGCTGCCGGCGGTGAGCTTCCTGAAGGCCCCCGGCTACCAGGACGGGCACGCGGCGTACTCCGACCCGCTGGACGAGCAGCGCTACGTCGTCCACGTGATGAACCGACTCCAGCACTCGCCGCAGTGGCGCTCCACCGCGGTCGTGCTGGCCTACGACGACAGCGACGGCTGGTACGACCACCAGCCCTCGCCGATCGTGAACATGTCCTCCTACGCCGACGACGCGCTCAACGGCCCCTCGGCGTGCACCGGTACCCCGGCCGGCAGCACCGACGCGATGCTCGACGGCTTCCAGGACCGCTGCGGCTACGGCCCGCGCCTGCCGCTGCTGGTGCTCTCGCCGTACGCCCGCCGCAACGCCGTCGACCACCAGGTGACCGACCAGTCCTCGATCCTGCGCTTCGTCGAGGACAACTGGCTCGGCGGCATGCGCATCGACGGGTCCTACGACCGGCTCGCCGGCTCGCTGGACGGGATGTTCGACTACCGGCACCCGGTGGTCAAGCCACTGCTGCTGGACCCGCGCACCGGCGCCCCGCGGAACCAGGGCCACCACGGCCACCGGCATCGCCACTGA
- a CDS encoding PaaX family transcriptional regulator — protein MTKPPEERSPQSSQRSQRTRTALVTFLGAVVRRMGDWMPIAGTVELMSQAGLDAPSVRTAVFRLKQRGWLASEARGGLRGYALTPVALRALAAGDEIIWHARQPADLADGWCVVNFSVPESDRAKRYQLRSHLASLGFGNIGTAMWIAPVRMRAAAEQAVAELGLDKYAAIFVGDYVGGQDLSTLLYGSWDLAAIDGRYRDFLTRFGPEADRWEGGVRVDPERAFVTYLEAVDHWRKLPFRDPGLPRELLAEDWSAPEAGALFERLVARLEGPALAHAASCWTP, from the coding sequence GTGACCAAGCCCCCGGAGGAGCGGAGCCCCCAGAGCTCGCAGCGCTCGCAGCGCACGCGGACGGCGCTGGTCACCTTCCTCGGCGCGGTCGTACGCCGGATGGGCGACTGGATGCCGATCGCCGGCACCGTGGAGCTGATGTCGCAGGCCGGGCTCGACGCCCCGAGCGTGCGGACCGCGGTCTTCCGCCTCAAGCAGCGCGGGTGGCTGGCGTCCGAGGCGCGTGGCGGCCTGCGCGGCTACGCGCTGACCCCGGTCGCACTCCGGGCGCTGGCGGCCGGCGACGAGATCATCTGGCACGCCCGCCAGCCCGCCGACCTCGCCGACGGCTGGTGCGTGGTGAACTTCTCGGTCCCCGAGTCCGACCGCGCCAAGCGCTACCAGCTGCGCTCGCACCTCGCCTCGCTGGGCTTCGGCAACATCGGCACCGCGATGTGGATCGCGCCGGTTCGCATGCGGGCCGCGGCCGAGCAGGCCGTCGCGGAGCTCGGCCTCGACAAGTACGCCGCGATCTTCGTCGGCGACTACGTCGGGGGGCAGGACCTCAGCACGCTGCTCTACGGCAGCTGGGACCTGGCCGCGATCGACGGACGCTACCGGGACTTCCTGACCCGGTTCGGTCCCGAGGCGGACCGGTGGGAGGGCGGCGTACGCGTCGATCCCGAGCGGGCCTTCGTCACCTACCTCGAGGCGGTCGACCACTGGCGCAAGCTGCCGTTCCGGGACCCCGGCCTGCCGCGCGAGCTGCTGGCCGAGGACTGGAGCGCCCCGGAGGCCGGCGCGCTGTTCGAGCGGCTGGTGGCGCGGCTCGAGGGCCCCGCCCTGGCGCACGCCGCGAGCTGCTGGACCCCCTGA
- a CDS encoding DUF7218 family protein, with translation MPGEKKPGPSVKDDELYEKLRDEGESKEKAARIANSAANRSRTQVGREGGESRSYEKWTVEELHERAAELDIEGRSSMNKDELIEALRDH, from the coding sequence ATGCCCGGCGAGAAGAAGCCCGGTCCCTCGGTGAAGGACGACGAGCTCTACGAGAAGCTCCGCGACGAGGGCGAGAGCAAGGAGAAGGCGGCGCGCATCGCCAACTCGGCCGCCAACCGCTCTCGCACCCAGGTCGGCCGGGAGGGTGGCGAGTCGCGGTCCTACGAGAAGTGGACCGTCGAGGAGCTCCACGAACGGGCCGCCGAGCTGGACATCGAGGGCCGCTCCTCGATGAACAAGGACGAGCTCATCGAGGCACTGCGCGATCATTGA
- a CDS encoding dihydrofolate reductase family protein, which produces MARLIYSALTSLDGYVEDADGGFDWAAPDEEVHTFVNDLERGVGTYLYGRRMYDVMRVWQDLGTPDRSAPVRDFAEIWRAADKVVYSRSLSAPSTPRTRLERDFDPAVVRRLKEAASHDLSIGGARLAGQAIAAGLVDECHLFLNPVLVGGGERALPDGVRARLELVDEHRFDSGVVHLHYALVP; this is translated from the coding sequence ATGGCCCGGCTGATCTACTCCGCGCTCACCTCGCTCGACGGCTACGTCGAGGACGCGGACGGGGGCTTCGACTGGGCGGCCCCGGACGAGGAGGTGCACACGTTCGTGAACGACCTCGAGCGCGGGGTCGGGACCTATCTCTACGGGCGCCGGATGTACGACGTGATGCGGGTCTGGCAGGACCTCGGGACCCCCGACCGGTCCGCCCCGGTCCGGGACTTCGCCGAGATCTGGCGAGCTGCGGACAAGGTCGTGTACTCCCGGAGCCTCTCGGCTCCGTCGACTCCGCGGACCCGGCTCGAGCGGGACTTCGACCCGGCCGTGGTGCGACGGCTCAAGGAGGCCGCGTCCCACGACCTCTCGATCGGCGGCGCCCGGCTCGCCGGCCAGGCGATCGCCGCGGGCCTGGTCGACGAGTGCCACCTCTTCCTGAACCCGGTGCTGGTCGGCGGCGGCGAGCGGGCCCTCCCGGACGGCGTGCGTGCCCGCCTCGAGCTGGTGGACGAACACCGCTTCGACAGCGGTGTCGTCCACCTCCACTACGCCCTGGTGCCCTGA
- a CDS encoding alpha/beta hydrolase: MTTSTSTSTAGSGSGSRPAAAWEPDRLGDGYEQLTFDLGPDPDGEGDARAVLVRRTVREGEQVTGAVLYVHGFSDYFFQTDLADFFAERGLAFYALDLRKCGRARQPGQTAHYVSDLGLYDEELELALGALAADHPDTPVVVAAHSTGGLVTPLWLDRRRRGGRVGPVAGLVLNSPWFDLQGKPMMRGPGTWAVRGLSRVRPLRPLDLPESTVYGDSLHVSAKGEWDYDLDLKPLTGFPVTIGWLAAVRRGHARLHRGLDVGVPSLVLRSDKTHYSRTHSPASDRADTVLDVRQIARWSGCLGDRTSVVPIADARHDVFLSLSEPRRQAYRVLDAWLREHPDLL; the protein is encoded by the coding sequence GTGACGACCTCCACCTCCACCTCCACCGCCGGCTCCGGTTCCGGCTCGCGCCCCGCGGCCGCCTGGGAGCCCGACCGGCTCGGCGACGGCTACGAGCAGCTCACCTTCGACCTGGGCCCGGACCCGGACGGCGAGGGCGACGCCCGTGCCGTGCTCGTCCGGCGCACGGTGCGCGAGGGCGAGCAGGTCACCGGCGCGGTGCTCTACGTGCACGGCTTCTCCGACTACTTCTTCCAGACCGATCTCGCCGACTTCTTCGCCGAGCGCGGGCTCGCGTTCTACGCCCTGGACCTGCGCAAGTGCGGCCGCGCGCGGCAGCCCGGCCAGACCGCGCACTACGTCTCCGACCTCGGCCTGTACGACGAGGAGCTGGAGCTCGCGCTGGGCGCGCTCGCGGCCGACCACCCGGACACGCCGGTGGTCGTGGCGGCCCACTCGACCGGCGGGCTGGTCACCCCGCTGTGGCTGGACCGGCGGCGCCGCGGCGGCCGGGTCGGGCCGGTGGCCGGACTGGTGCTCAACAGCCCGTGGTTCGACCTGCAGGGCAAGCCGATGATGCGCGGCCCCGGCACCTGGGCGGTGCGCGGCCTCTCCCGGGTCCGGCCGCTGCGGCCGCTCGACCTGCCCGAGTCCACCGTCTACGGCGACTCGCTCCATGTCAGCGCGAAGGGCGAGTGGGACTACGACCTCGACCTCAAGCCGTTGACCGGCTTCCCGGTCACGATCGGCTGGCTGGCCGCCGTACGCCGTGGCCACGCCCGGCTGCACCGCGGGCTCGACGTCGGCGTGCCCTCGCTGGTGCTGCGCTCGGACAAGACGCACTACTCGCGGACCCACAGTCCGGCCAGCGACCGCGCCGACACCGTCCTCGACGTGCGCCAGATCGCGCGTTGGTCCGGCTGCCTGGGCGACCGCACCAGCGTGGTGCCGATCGCCGACGCGCGCCACGACGTCTTCCTGTCGCTGTCCGAGCCGCGGCGGCAGGCCTACCGGGTGCTCGACGCCTGGCTGCGCGAGCACCCCGACCTGTTGTGA
- a CDS encoding biotin-dependent carboxyltransferase family protein, with product MKSLEVLETGPLATVQDLGRPGQAALGVGRSGAADAASLRLGNRLLRNDDDSAGIEVTYGGLAVRAHGDLLVALTGARCPATVAGRCVGSNSPVLLPDGAELRLGAPATGLRTYLTVRGGVDVAPVLGSRSTDVLAGLGPEVLAPGSELPVGPCPRRQPTVDLAPVPDPPSGEVQLRVVRGPRADWFTDEAFDRLTAAPYEVTNESDRVGMRLRGAALERVRSEELPSEGMVPGALQVPPTGQPTLFLVDHPVTGGYPVLGVVVTTDLGRAAQVRPGQTIHFKEMR from the coding sequence ATGAAGAGCCTCGAGGTGCTGGAGACCGGCCCACTGGCCACCGTGCAGGACCTGGGCCGGCCGGGACAGGCCGCGCTCGGGGTCGGGCGCTCGGGCGCCGCGGACGCCGCGTCGCTCCGGCTCGGCAACCGGCTGCTCCGCAACGACGACGACAGCGCCGGCATCGAGGTGACCTACGGCGGGCTCGCGGTGCGAGCGCACGGCGACCTGCTGGTGGCACTCACCGGCGCCCGCTGTCCGGCCACCGTCGCCGGCCGGTGCGTGGGCAGCAACAGCCCCGTGCTGCTGCCCGACGGGGCCGAGCTGCGCCTCGGCGCGCCGGCGACCGGGCTGCGCACCTACCTGACCGTCCGCGGCGGCGTCGACGTCGCCCCGGTGCTGGGGTCACGGTCCACCGACGTGCTCGCCGGCCTGGGCCCGGAGGTGCTGGCGCCGGGCAGCGAGCTGCCGGTGGGGCCGTGTCCACGCCGCCAGCCCACCGTGGACCTCGCGCCCGTCCCCGACCCGCCCTCGGGCGAGGTGCAGCTGCGGGTCGTCCGCGGTCCGCGTGCGGACTGGTTCACCGACGAGGCGTTCGACCGGCTCACGGCCGCGCCGTACGAGGTGACCAACGAGAGCGACCGGGTCGGGATGCGGCTGCGCGGCGCGGCGCTCGAGCGGGTCCGCTCCGAGGAGCTGCCCAGCGAGGGCATGGTCCCGGGCGCGCTGCAGGTGCCGCCGACCGGTCAACCCACCCTGTTTCTCGTCGACCACCCCGTGACCGGGGGCTACCCGGTCCTCGGCGTGGTCGTGACCACCGACCTCGGGCGGGCCGCACAGGTCCGACCCGGCCAGACGATCCACTTCAAGGAGATGAGATGA